Proteins encoded in a region of the Triticum dicoccoides isolate Atlit2015 ecotype Zavitan chromosome 3A, WEW_v2.0, whole genome shotgun sequence genome:
- the LOC119267832 gene encoding importin subunit alpha-1a produces MSVRPSERADARRNRYKVTVDADEGRRRREDNMVEIRKNRREESLLKKRREGLQAQAPIPAAGVEKKLESLPAMVGGVYSEDNNLQLEATTQFRKLLSIERSPPIEEVIQSGVVPRFVQFLTREDFPQLQFEAAWALTNIASGTSENTKVVIDHGAVPIFVKLLASGSDDVREQAVWALGNVAGDSPKCRDLVLANGALMPLLAQLNEHAKLSMLRNATWTLSNFCRGKPQPAFDQTKPALPALARLIHSNDEEVLTDACWALSYLSDGTNDKIQSVIDAGVCPRLVELLLHPSPSVLIPALRTVGNIVTGDDSQTQCIIDHQALGCLLSLLTQNHKKSIKKEACWTVSNITAGNKDQIQAVITAGIIGPLVHLLQTAEFDIKKEAAWAISNATSGGSHDQIKYLVSEGCIKPLCDLLLCPDPRIVTVCLEGLENILKVGETDKNLGASGEGNVYAQMIDEAEGLEKIENLQSHDNNEIYEKAVKILEAYWMEEEDDAMGATMEAPTGVAFDFGQGGNPDLNLG; encoded by the exons ATGTCGGTGCGTCCGAGCGAGCGGGCCGACGCGCGGCGGAACCGCTACAAGGTGACGGTGGACGCcgatgaggggcggcggcggcgcgaggacaACATGGTGGAGATCCGCAAGAACCGCCGCGAGGAGAGCCTCCTCAAGAAGCGCCGCGAGGGGCTCCAGGCCCAGGCTCCTATCCCTGCCGCCGGCGTCGAGAAGAAG CTTGAAAGCTTACCTGCTATGGTTGGTGGGGTTTATTCCGAGGATAACAACCTGCAGCTTGAGGCAACGACACAATTCCGCAAGTTGCTTTCTATAG AAAGGAGCCCCCCAATCGAAGAAGTTATCCAATCAGGCGTTGTTCCTCGATTTGTGCAGTTTCTTACTAGAGAGGATTTCCCCCAACTCCAG TTTGAAGCAGCGTGGGCACTCACAAACATTGCGTCTGGCACATCAGAGAATACCAAGGTTGTCATTGATCATGGGGCAGTTCCAATATTTGTGAAGCTTCTTGCATCTGGCAGCGATGATGTTCGTGAGCAG GCTGTCTGGGCATTGGGCAATGTTGCTGGTGACTCCCCAAAGTGCCGCGACCTTGTACtcgcaaatggtgcattgatgcctCTGCTAGCACAGTTGAATGAGCATGCTAAACTCTCCATGTTAAGGAATGCGACCTGGACTTTATCAAATTTCTGCAGAGGAAAGCCACAGCCAGCATTTGATCAG ACTAAGCCTGCTCTGCCAGCACTTGCACGACTTATCCATTCCAATGATGAGGAAGTTTTAACTGATGCATGCTGGGCTCTTTCGTATCTCTCTGATGGCACCAATGACAAGATCCAATCTGTGATTGATGCTGGTGTCTGTCCTCGGCTTGTGGAGCTTCTCCT CCATCCATCACCTTCAGTGCTTATACCTGCACTACGAACTGTTGGAAATATTGTCACAGGAGATGACTCACAAACTCAG TGCATCATTGATCATCAAGCTCTTGGGTGTCTCCTAAGTCTGTTGACACAAAATCACAAGAAAAGCATCAAGAAAGAGGCCTGCTGGACTGTTTCAAATATCACTGCTGGTAACAAAGATCAGATACAG GCTGTGATTACTGCTGGGATTATTGGACCTCTGGTGCATCTGCTGCAAACGGCTGAATTCGATATCAAGAAGGAGGCTGCTTGGGCCATCTCGAATGCTACCTCCGGTGGTTCCCATGACCAAATCAA GTATTTGGTTAGCGAGGGCTGCATCAAGCCACTGTGTGACCTCCTGCTTTGCCCAGATCCAAGGATTGTTACTGTTTGCTTGGAGGGTCTTGAGAACATTctcaaagttggagaaactgataaGAATTTGGGTGCTTCTGGGGAGGGGAATGTCTATGCGCAGATGATTGATGAAGCAGAGGGCCTGGAAAAGATTGAGAACCTGcagagccatgataacaatgaaatctatgaGAAGGCTGTGAAGATTCTCGAGGCTTACTGGATGGAGGAGGAAGATGATGCGATGGGGGCAACTATGGAAGCTCCCACAGGTGTTGCCTTTGACTTTGGCCAAGGTGGCAACCCTGATCTGAACTTGGGCTGA
- the LOC119267833 gene encoding uncharacterized protein LOC119267833, producing the protein MRPAVTHDDLSLRKAQERRAGRSGSQIAVALVALSVLCGLVSFILCLAAEGSRSEVSNYLMTVAGSGAQVELCFYNGSGRSALAFSIGAFLLLAVAMFAVHAYMLLAVASPDSAAAGLAVAEDHPRVSSATNTLTWQTCCLFFVTWICFGLAEVLLMIGIGVESGHVSDWRRPRQVCHRVRPGMFAAAGILGLITVVVGFVVYVTAVHTQKLLRQHGGGHYPPHPGSAPYPSVQQHHLQPPVSYPPYPAPHPHPHPAPNAPEITAAACQVQSSNAWCITKDKEYTDV; encoded by the exons ATGCGGCCGGCCGTGACGCACGACGACCTGTCCCTCCGCAaggcgcaggagcgccgggcggggCGCTCCGGCAGCCAGATCGCCGTCGCCCTCGTCGCGCTCTCCGTGCTCTGCGGCCTCGTCAGCTTCATCCTCTGCCTCGCCGCCGAGGGCTCGCGCTCCGAg GTGTCCAACTACCTGATGACCGTGGCCGGGAGCGGGGCGCAGGTGGAGCTGTGCTTCTACAACGGCAGCGGCCGCTCGGCGCTCGCCTTCTCCATCGGCGCCTTCCTGCTGCTGGCCGTCGCCATGTTCGCCGTGCACGCCTACATGCTGCTCGCCGTCGCttcgccggactccgccgccgctggCCTCGCCGTCGCCGAGGACCACCCCCGCGTGTCCTCCGCCACCAACACCCTCACCTGGCAAACCTGCTGCCTCTTCTTCGTCACGTG GATTTGCTTCGGGCTCGCGGAGGTGCTGCTCATGATCGGGATCGGGGTGGAGTCCGGCCACGTCAGCGACTGGCGGAGGCCGCGGCAGGTGTGCCACCGGGTGCGCCCGGGGATGTTCGCGGCGGCGGGGATACTGGGGCTCATCACCGTCGTCGTTGGCTTCGTCGTCTACGTGACCGCGGTGCACACGCAGAAGCTGCTGAGGCAGCACGGCGGCGGCCACTACCCGCCGCACCCCGGCAGCGCCCCGTACCCCAGCGTCCAGCAGCACCACCTGCAGCCGCCCGTGTCGTACCCACCATACCCGGCCCCGCACCCACACCCTCATCCGGCGCCGAATGCGCCGGAGATCACAGCGGCCGCGTGCCAGGTGCAGTCCAGCAACGCGTGGTGCATCACCAAGGACAAGGAGTACACCGATGTTTGA